The following are encoded in a window of Centroberyx gerrardi isolate f3 chromosome 1, fCenGer3.hap1.cur.20231027, whole genome shotgun sequence genomic DNA:
- the tex9 gene encoding testis-expressed protein 9 → MQEELDRISYECCKKDDENAKLSTKIKEIAEDRARLQKTTNIQQAQIEKHRTLAEESGRKCDGLQLQVAGLQKEIESLNRSHKQAAGNHNTVEVRLNRSLEEVERLKAQLNKMKQMNKDKINEDHQNKENLLAENNMLKKQKAELIVGFKKQLKLIDILKRQKMHFEAAKLLSFTEEEFMTALDWGKS, encoded by the exons ATGCAAGAGGAACTGGATCGAATATCATATGAATGTTGTAAGAAG GATGATGAAAACGCTAAGCTTAGCACAAAAATAAAGGAGATTGCGGAGGACCGAGCCAGACTGCAGAAGACCACAAACATTCAGCAAGCACAGATAGAGAAGCACAGAACTTTAGCGGAGGAGTCCGGCAGAAAATGTGATGGTCTCCAACTGCAAGTGGCTGGTTTACAAAAG GAAATAGAAAGTTTGAACAGATCCCACAAACAAGCAGCAGGCAACCACAACACTGTAGAGGTCCGTCTGAACAGATccttggaggaggtggagaggttAAAGGCTCAGCTGAATAAGATGAAGCAGATGAATAAG GACAAGATAAATGAGGATCATCAGAACAAAGAAAATCTACTTGCTGAAAACAACATGCtaaaaaagcagaaagcagaACTCATTGTGGGTTTTAAGAAACAGCTCAAGTTGATAGACATTCTCAAAAGACAAAAA ATGCACTTTGAAGCTGCCAAGCTGTTGTCGTTCACAGAAGAGGAATTCATGACAGCTCTTGACTGGGGGAAGTCATAG